TGTTCACGCTTCATAGTCCTCCTGCCAGACGAAGCGACCGTGCATTTATGCAGACAAGCATGCAAGAACTTCTTTCCAGGACGGAGGAATATGAAAGATCTGTTGTGCTCTTTGACAATGCAGACGGGACCTTGTGCAAAAGGAGTTGCGTTTGCGAGCATCTTGTCGCCGCTTTCGTCGACTTCTCTCACAGGGTAGGGTCGAAGGACAACTTCGTGGCGCTCTTTGTCGCCACGAACCAACCTTGGCAAGTCGATCCTGCGGTGCTGCACACTTTTCGCCATGCCCGCAGTCTGCTGTATGTAGGACCGCCGGACGCGCCCGCGCGAGAAGCCATCGTGCGCCTGAGCGTGAAAGGCATGCCCGTCGCCGCGGATGTGGACTATGCCGCGATTGCGGAGCGCACGGACCGCTTCAACGGCGCCGACAT
This DNA window, taken from Candidatus Hydrogenedentota bacterium, encodes the following:
- a CDS encoding ATP-binding protein — its product is MQELLSRTEEYERSVVLFDNADGTLCKRSCVCEHLVAAFVDFSHRVGSKDNFVALFVATNQPWQVDPAVLHTFRHARSLLYVGPPDAPAREAIVRLSVKGMPVAADVDYAAIAERTDRFNGADMASLCVRARLSTVSRQRASGKDEEVSQADFDAALEKVRPSVTAECLAEFDAWRARHAASSDEEGEDS